One window of Streptococcus troglodytae genomic DNA carries:
- a CDS encoding YfhO family protein — translation MKIFIKKHQQSILHYSLSFLLPSFIMFLVLFSKNIYWGSSTTILASDGFHQYVIFDILFRNILHGTDSLFYSFKAGLGFNVFALTSYYLGSFLTPFTYFFNVKNMADAFYLFTLIKFGLIGLSAFYSLGQIYAKISKLLVLMLSTSYALMSFTSSQLELNNWLDIFILLPLIMLGLQHLIEKKGIFLYFLTLTCLFIQNYYFGFMAAIFLTFWFFTQVSWDIRKRLKRLSDFVLVSIFATLTSAFMLLPTFLDLKSHGEKIANHFDCLSSDIWYFDFFVKNLLGSYDTTKYGSIPTIYAGLLPLVFAIIFFFVKSIKWQVKVAYFLLLTIIIASFNFQPLDLFWQGMHSPNMFLHRYSWVFSLIIVIMSAETLTRIRDIKLKNFYPAFTFLGVGFLATFLFKDYYDYLTHVNFILTTIFLVSYFIILFIFFNRLISYKVIISFTLIFTSFEIALNTFYQIEGIQTDWNFPSKDVYEDSVKEIDNYVKKTKKDNLEFFRTEKQIPQTYNDGMKFNYNSISQFSSVKNNLSAQLLNSLGYYSQGNHSTISYPNNTILMDSLFSIKYNISNQNPHKFGFHLKQKNNKLQFYKNSYSLPLALMSNKIYKDVNFDSYPLDNQQKFVNELTDLNLTLFKEIPIISSVGMQVLDNRVTINDSKGNKAKVYYTVKCPANSQLYISLPNLTVNNKDENVFITTNKQTSSYIMDESYHLFNLGNYKKTQTLIFKLSFPKNKTVSYDLPHIYALDLNAYKKSIKQLKSQTVKTTTKKNKIFTTYIAKKRTSLIYTLPYDKGWSAKQNGKAIKISKAQNGLMKIDVSKGSGKIIMTFVPQGLYQGILLTCLGILLFVFYQFSYNKTFKNLI, via the coding sequence ATGAAAATTTTTATAAAAAAACACCAACAAAGTATTCTTCACTATAGTCTTAGTTTTCTGTTACCAAGTTTTATAATGTTTCTTGTTCTATTCTCCAAAAATATTTATTGGGGGAGTAGCACAACTATTTTAGCTAGTGATGGTTTTCATCAATATGTGATTTTTGATATTCTTTTTCGTAATATTCTCCATGGAACAGACAGTCTGTTTTACTCTTTTAAGGCTGGTCTTGGTTTTAATGTTTTTGCTCTGACAAGTTATTACTTGGGAAGTTTTTTAACACCTTTTACTTACTTTTTTAATGTAAAAAATATGGCAGATGCTTTTTATCTCTTCACTTTAATCAAATTTGGTCTAATTGGTTTATCTGCTTTTTACAGTCTTGGTCAAATTTATGCTAAAATCTCTAAATTACTCGTTTTGATGCTGTCAACATCTTATGCTTTAATGAGCTTTACTAGCAGTCAGTTAGAATTAAACAATTGGTTAGATATTTTTATCCTGCTACCACTTATTATGCTTGGTTTGCAACATTTAATAGAAAAGAAGGGGATTTTTCTTTATTTTCTAACTCTTACTTGTTTATTTATTCAAAATTACTATTTTGGTTTCATGGCAGCTATTTTCTTAACCTTTTGGTTCTTTACACAAGTATCATGGGATATTAGAAAAAGACTGAAACGATTAAGTGATTTCGTGCTCGTATCCATTTTTGCGACGCTGACAAGTGCTTTCATGCTGCTTCCAACATTTCTTGATTTAAAGAGTCATGGTGAAAAAATAGCAAACCATTTTGATTGCTTATCATCAGACATCTGGTATTTCGATTTTTTTGTTAAAAATCTTCTTGGCAGTTACGATACGACAAAATATGGCTCTATTCCAACGATTTATGCTGGATTACTTCCTTTAGTCTTTGCTATTATCTTTTTCTTTGTTAAATCTATAAAATGGCAGGTTAAAGTAGCTTATTTTCTTTTATTGACTATTATTATTGCAAGTTTTAACTTTCAACCACTTGATTTATTTTGGCAAGGGATGCATTCACCCAATATGTTTTTGCATCGTTATTCTTGGGTTTTCTCCCTAATTATTGTCATAATGTCAGCTGAAACGTTAACTCGAATAAGGGATATAAAATTGAAAAATTTTTATCCAGCCTTTACTTTCTTGGGAGTAGGATTTTTAGCAACTTTTTTATTCAAAGATTATTATGATTATCTGACACATGTTAACTTTATATTAACAACTATCTTTTTAGTTAGTTATTTTATTATTCTTTTTATCTTTTTTAATCGATTAATTTCTTATAAAGTTATTATTTCCTTTACACTTATCTTTACAAGTTTTGAAATAGCTTTAAATACTTTTTATCAAATTGAAGGCATCCAAACTGACTGGAATTTCCCTTCAAAAGATGTTTATGAAGATAGTGTAAAGGAAATTGACAACTATGTTAAGAAAACTAAAAAAGATAACTTAGAATTCTTTCGAACAGAAAAACAAATTCCCCAAACTTACAATGATGGTATGAAATTTAATTATAATAGCATTTCTCAATTCTCATCTGTCAAAAATAACTTATCGGCACAATTATTGAATTCTCTAGGCTACTATTCACAAGGAAATCATTCTACCATTAGTTATCCTAATAATACTATTTTGATGGATAGTCTTTTTTCAATTAAATACAATATTAGTAATCAAAATCCTCATAAATTTGGATTCCATTTAAAACAGAAAAATAATAAATTACAATTTTACAAAAATTCTTACTCTCTTCCTTTAGCTCTTATGTCAAATAAGATTTACAAAGATGTCAATTTTGATTCTTATCCCCTTGATAATCAACAAAAATTTGTTAATGAATTGACAGATCTAAATCTTACACTTTTTAAAGAAATCCCTATTATTTCAAGTGTCGGAATGCAAGTTTTAGACAATCGTGTTACTATTAATGATTCAAAAGGAAATAAAGCAAAAGTTTACTATACTGTAAAGTGTCCTGCAAATAGTCAACTTTATATCAGCCTTCCTAACTTGACAGTTAATAATAAAGACGAAAATGTCTTTATAACAACTAACAAGCAGACAAGTTCTTATATCATGGATGAAAGTTATCATCTTTTTAATTTAGGAAATTATAAAAAAACTCAAACATTAATATTTAAGCTTAGTTTTCCAAAAAATAAAACGGTTAGTTATGATTTACCACATATTTATGCTCTCGATTTAAATGCCTATAAAAAAAGTATAAAACAATTAAAAAGTCAAACTGTTAAAACTACAACTAAGAAAAACAAAATTTTTACTACCTATATTGCCAAAAAGAGAACATCTTTGATTTACACTTTACCATATGATAAAGGTTGGTCTGCTAAACAAAACGGAAAAGCAATTAAAATATCTAAAGCACAAAATGGACTAATGAAAATTGATGTTTCTAAAGGTAGTGGGAAGATTATAATGACTTTTGTACCTCAAGGGCTATATCAAGGAATTCTTCTTACCTGTCTAGGTATCCTTCTCTTTGTATTTTACCAATTTTCTTACAATAAAACTTTTAAAAATTTAATTTAA
- a CDS encoding DDE-type integrase/transposase/recombinase: MTSIPQPLRYLPHTLDTRYHAVKTYRGGASVAFICRRYKVSKASLMRWNKRFDGTKASLQDKSHRPLTPHPKAHTEQEIAWIKNCIRRNPHATLIEIFYKLKLNKGYDRHPCSLFRILRKLDFFKPAKAKTKPYIPKPYDTPTKLGIKWQMAVKYVPKDCYTGAMPDKFYQYTIIDEASRERFIFPFKEQSSHSTIQFVKMAIRHFGYKPKIIQTDNGFEFTHFKENKHVHPLDILCRELSIEHKLIRPRTPRHNGKVERSHRNDNRRFYQHLQFYSYDDLIKQMKRYLYTSNRLPMQTLGWKSPIDMRKVLSGASS, encoded by the coding sequence ATGACTAGTATACCACAACCCCTTCGTTATTTGCCACACACCCTTGATACTCGCTACCATGCTGTCAAAACCTATCGTGGTGGCGCTTCTGTTGCTTTCATCTGCCGACGCTATAAGGTCTCTAAAGCTTCCCTTATGAGGTGGAACAAACGATTTGACGGAACCAAAGCCTCTCTTCAAGACAAATCTCACAGACCTCTGACACCCCATCCCAAGGCTCATACAGAACAAGAAATAGCCTGGATAAAAAACTGTATTCGAAGAAACCCCCATGCCACTCTCATTGAAATCTTCTACAAGCTCAAATTAAATAAGGGCTATGACAGGCATCCCTGCTCACTCTTTCGGATCTTGAGAAAACTAGACTTCTTCAAACCTGCTAAAGCAAAGACCAAACCCTATATTCCAAAGCCTTACGATACACCAACAAAACTCGGTATCAAGTGGCAGATGGCTGTCAAATACGTGCCAAAAGACTGCTATACTGGGGCAATGCCTGATAAATTCTACCAATACACCATCATTGACGAGGCCAGTCGAGAACGCTTCATCTTCCCTTTCAAGGAACAATCTTCTCATTCCACCATCCAATTTGTCAAAATGGCCATCCGACACTTTGGCTACAAGCCGAAAATCATACAAACGGACAATGGCTTCGAGTTTACCCATTTCAAGGAAAATAAACACGTTCACCCTCTGGATATTCTCTGTCGTGAACTAAGCATTGAACACAAACTCATCCGACCTAGAACTCCCAGACACAACGGTAAGGTTGAACGAAGCCACAGAAACGACAATAGACGATTCTACCAGCACTTACAATTTTATTCTTATGACGACCTCATCAAACAGATGAAACGCTACCTCTACACTTCAAACAGACTACCCATGCAGACTCTGGGCTGGAAATCTCCTATCGACATGCGAAAAGTCCTATCAGGAGCTAGCTCCTGA
- a CDS encoding ATP-binding cassette domain-containing protein, with amino-acid sequence MLTVSDISLRFSDRKLFDDVNIKFTAGNTYGLIGANGAGKSTFLKILSGDIEPTTGYVSLGPEERLSVLRQNHFDYEEERAIDVVIMGNQELYNIMKEKDAIYMKPDFSDEDGVRAAELEGQFAELNGWEAESEASQLLQNLNIPEELHYQNMSELTNGDKVKVLLAKALFGKPDVLLLDEPTNGLDIQSINWLEDFLIDFENTVIVVSHDRHFLNKVCTHMADLDFGKIKLYVGNYDFWKESSELAAKLQADRNAKAEEKIKELQEFVARFSANASKSKQATSRKKMLDKIELEEIVPSSRKYPFIKFKAEREIGNDLLTVENLSVKIDGETILDNISFTLNSGDKTAIIGQNDIQSTALIRALMGDIDYEGTIKWGVTTSQSYLPKDNTNDFASGESILEWLRQFASKEEDDNTFLRGFLGRMLFSGDEVNKSVSVLSGGEKVRVMLAKLMLLKSNVLVLDDPTNHLDLESISSLNDGLKDFKESIIFASHDHEFIQTLANHILVISKNGVIDRIDETYDEFLENEEVQAKVAQLWQ; translated from the coding sequence TTGCTAACTGTATCAGATATTTCGCTGCGATTCAGCGATCGTAAACTTTTTGATGATGTCAATATTAAATTTACAGCGGGAAATACTTATGGGTTGATTGGTGCTAATGGTGCTGGAAAATCAACTTTCTTAAAAATCCTATCAGGTGATATTGAACCTACCACAGGCTATGTTTCTCTTGGTCCAGAGGAACGCTTATCTGTTTTACGTCAAAATCATTTTGATTACGAAGAAGAACGCGCTATTGATGTTGTTATTATGGGCAACCAAGAACTCTATAATATCATGAAAGAAAAAGATGCTATTTATATGAAGCCTGATTTTTCAGATGAGGATGGTGTTCGCGCCGCTGAACTTGAAGGTCAGTTTGCGGAATTAAATGGCTGGGAAGCTGAAAGTGAAGCTTCTCAGCTCTTGCAAAATTTGAATATTCCTGAAGAACTTCACTATCAAAACATGAGTGAGCTCACTAACGGTGATAAAGTTAAAGTTTTACTTGCTAAAGCACTTTTTGGTAAACCAGATGTTCTTTTACTAGATGAACCTACCAATGGTTTAGATATCCAATCTATCAATTGGTTAGAGGATTTCTTAATAGACTTTGAAAATACTGTTATTGTAGTCTCTCACGACCGTCATTTTCTCAATAAAGTCTGCACTCATATGGCTGATCTAGATTTTGGAAAAATTAAACTCTATGTGGGTAATTATGATTTTTGGAAAGAATCTTCTGAACTAGCAGCAAAACTTCAAGCTGACCGTAATGCTAAAGCAGAAGAAAAAATCAAAGAATTACAAGAATTTGTTGCCCGTTTTTCAGCCAATGCTTCTAAATCAAAACAAGCAACTTCTCGTAAAAAAATGCTTGATAAAATTGAATTAGAAGAAATTGTACCCTCAAGCCGTAAATATCCCTTTATTAAGTTTAAAGCAGAACGTGAAATTGGAAATGATCTTTTAACAGTAGAAAACCTTTCAGTTAAAATTGATGGTGAAACCATTCTTGACAATATCAGTTTTACTTTAAATTCTGGAGATAAAACTGCTATTATTGGCCAAAATGACATTCAGTCAACAGCTCTCATTCGTGCACTTATGGGAGATATTGACTATGAAGGTACCATTAAATGGGGTGTTACAACAAGTCAATCCTATCTTCCTAAAGACAATACAAATGATTTTGCGAGTGGAGAATCTATTCTTGAATGGCTCCGTCAGTTTGCAAGTAAAGAAGAAGATGATAATACTTTTCTTCGTGGGTTCTTGGGTCGTATGCTTTTTTCTGGTGATGAGGTTAACAAGTCTGTCAGTGTCCTATCAGGTGGCGAAAAAGTGCGCGTGATGTTAGCTAAACTTATGCTCCTCAAATCCAATGTACTGGTACTCGACGATCCAACTAATCACTTAGACTTAGAGTCTATCTCAAGCTTAAATGATGGACTTAAAGATTTCAAAGAATCTATTATTTTTGCTAGTCATGATCATGAATTTATTCAAACATTAGCAAATCATATTTTGGTTATCTCTAAAAATGGTGTCATTGATCGTATTGACGAGACTTATGATGAATTTCTTGAAAATGAAGAAGTTCAGGCTAAAGTAGCACAACTCTGGCAATAA